From the genome of Vicia villosa cultivar HV-30 ecotype Madison, WI linkage group LG2, Vvil1.0, whole genome shotgun sequence, one region includes:
- the LOC131652144 gene encoding uncharacterized protein LOC131652144 yields the protein MWISFSLARCSMKCPNRIISFSLAHIAALEVDPPGCAFNPTHESHQNLSDEGLECISKCKNLVSLNLTWCVRVTDKGVIAVAQSCTSLEFGLWFELCFCR from the exons atgtgGATTTCGTTCTCGCTCGCAAGGTGTTCGATGAAATGTCCCAACCGGATTATTTCTTTCTCGCTTGCTCATATTGCGGCACTAGAGGTTGATCCTCCAGGATGCGCTTTTAATCCCACGCATGAAAGTCATCAG AATCTTTCAGACGAAGGACTTGAATGTATTTCGAAATGCAAGAACCTTGTATCCCTCAATCTGACTTG GTGTGTACGTGTGACCGATAAGGGAGTTATAGCTGTTGCTCAGAGTTGCACCTCTCTTGAATTTGGTTTGTGGTTTGAGCTTTGTTTCTGCAGGTAA